Part of the Thiohalophilus sp. genome is shown below.
CGTAGGCGGTTCCCAGCAGGCCGATTTCCAGCAGGCTGAGCAGATCCAGTTGCGCGCCGGCCAGCACGAAGAACAGCACCAGGAAGGGCCGGTCGAAATCGTCGATAACATGGAAGGGGCGGGTATGATGCCGGGCCAGATTTACGATCACCATGCCCAGGGTCATCGCGGCCAGAAACGGCGAGACCGCCAGCCAGTCGGTGAGTCCCGCGCAGAGGATCACGACGCCCAGCGCTTCGAGAATAGTCGGCTCGCCCTGCCGCAGTCGGCCGGTCAGCAATGCAGCCGGGATGCCGATGGCCAGCCCGAGCAACAACGCGCCGCCGATATCCCAGACCCCGTGCAGAATCGATTGATAGAGCGAACCGTTGCCGGTCAACACCGCGACCACGGCCAGCGCCACGGAAAAAATAATCAGCCCCCAGGCATCATCCACCGCCACGATCCCCAGCAGGGTGCGGGTGATACGGTTATCCCTGTTGCTTTCGCGAATGACCTCGATGGTGGTGGCCGGGTCGGTGGCGGCCGCGATGGCGCCCAGCAGCACCGCCAGAGGGGGTGGCGTATTCAACAGCAGCAGTCCGAGGATTACCCCGCCGGTCGTGAGCAGGGCAATCAGCACCGAATAGCCCATCACCGCGCGACCGTGCCGGAAGATGCCCTGGCGGCTGAGTTTGCCGCCGAGCAAAAAACCGATCATGGTCAGGGCGATAGTCGTGATCAGCTCGAACCACGCTTCGCTGCGCTCGGGCAGCAGATCCAGCCCGCCGGGACCGACCACAAACCCGAATAGCAACAGCAGCGTCACGCGTGGCAGACGGGTAAGCTTGCCGACACCGTCGGTGGCCATACCCAGCAGCAACAGGGCGCCGAGGGAAATTAATAGCGTGGCGTGTTCAGACATGATTATCGTTGTTATTGCTAACTCTTAGCATACACGGGCTTTTCTATGAATAAAACGGCGCGGCAGAACCGCGTTCATCAAATGACAGTTGTCCCCGATTTCGTCTCAACCGCTTGCCGGGCGTTGTCACTCGATCACATGCTGGCTGGCGCCCAATTCGCGCAATCCTGCCAGCGCCTGTTCCAGGACCGGGTGATCGCTGTGACGGGGATAGACCATATAGGCCGGGTGGCGGAACTCGGGTGAATCCGCCACCCGGTAAAGCTGGCCGGCGTCGATAAACGGGATGGCCATGCGTGCCGGCAGGAAGCAGCTACCGCCGTTGGTCAGGATCAACTGCACTCCCAGCCAGCCGATGTTGGCAATCTGTGGCGGCCCCTCCAGATCCGGGTAGCTCTGCGCGTGGCGGGCATAAAAGCCCGGACCCCATTCGATATAGACGTAATCCTCGCCGGGGCCGGTGTCGTCGGGCCGGGTGCTGACCAGGATCAGGGTTTCGTCGAACAGCGCCTCGACCACCAGCCCGGGACTGTGGGTCGGGGTGTACATCAGCCCGATATCCAGACTGCCCTCGATCAGGCCGCGCATGATGTCTTCCTCGAAGCCGATATCGCTACGAATCACCACATCCGGGGCCTGCTGCCGCATCCAGCCGACCCACTGGGGCAGATAGCCTTCCCACAGGGCAATGCGCCCGCTGATCCGGATGCTGGCCCGGTAGCGCTCCGGCAGTCCCACTTCGGCACGGGCCTGATCCGCAGTGAGCACTAACCGTTTGGCGTAATCCAGGAAGCGGCGGCCGGCCGGGGTCAGGCTGGCGCCGGCCCGGTTGCGTACGAACAGCCGGGCGCCCAGCGCCTGCTCCAGCCGCTGCAGGCGGGCGCTGACCGTCGACTGGGTCAGGTGCAGCTGCCTGGCGGCCTCCAGAAAGCTGCCGTTGGCGGTGATGGCGAGAAAGGTGCGAGCCTGGTCGATGTCCATGATGATCCTCTATATATCGAAAATATCGATATTATAGTCCAAATAATATCGTTTGACTGTATTAAGCGATACTTATATCGTTTTTACACCATTAACAGCAGGCAAGAAGGAGTTCTCCGATGACGACCGCGACAGAACTGGAACGGGACAATGAAGGTTATTTGATCGATCCGGAGCAGTGGAATGAAGCCGTCGCCCGGGAACTGGCCGAGGAAGAGGGGCTGGAGCTGGATGAGACCTATCTGGCGGTGCTCACTTTCATGCGCCGCTACTGGGCCGAGCATCAGGTCGCCCCGGACGTACGCCATGTGGTGGATTATCTGGTCAAGGAAGAGGGGTTTGACAAGAAAACGGCCAAGGCCCATCTGTTCGAGCTGTTTCCCTACGGGTATGTCAAACAGGCCTGCAAGGTGGCCGGCATGATCAAGCCGCGGGCCTGGAGTACCGGCTGATTCGAGCCGGCCTGTGCCGCTTGTTCCAACGAGTACACAAGGGAGTCGGTGAGCTTCGTCTCGTCCCCCGTTAATCGCCGGCTTCCTTGTCCTTATAATATGGCGGAATGTGGAGGAACAACCCGTATTGCCGCTGAATTTCTGGTGCCCCGATCAGGATTCGAACCTGAGACCTTCCCCTTAGGAGGGGGATGCTCTATCCAGCTGAGCTATCGGGGCAAATGGCGTTGATTGTAGCACTGCCGGGAAGGGAACCCAACGCAGTCGGGATTGATCCCTCATCGATCTGAATATACCCTTTCTTCGAATTCCAACTACGCGACAGTGTCGCCGTATCGCGCGTTGCGCAAACAGCGGCCACGCTGGTGATGGTCTAATACAAGTCCGTCTGGACCGGGAGACAACAAAGTTCGCATTTTCTGTAATGCGCGGGGATTTTGCGGACATGGCGCACAAATCTTTCAGCCACCGGCGTGCTGCATTCGTCTTTATGTCGCATCCTTAGCGGAATACTCTATACTCTCTTTTAAGTTAAGTGACTGATAACTAAAATAACCGCGGACAATCTGTGATCCGCTTATCGGTTTTGCCCTGCTGAATACCGTTACCATGCCCGGGTTGGAGCTGCCTTGTTCTGACCGGCTGTGATGTGAGGAGATAATAATGTTAAATGAGATATTTATGATTGTACCGGGGAGTATTTTTCTGAGCGGGCTGATCTGGTTTATTATTCTGAGTTTCGTTTTATGGGCGGCACGTATCCATGCGCATCGCACCATCCGCTCATTCGGGCAGATCCTACATAGCGCGATGCGACTGACCGCTGCGGCAATCATGCGCGCGGAAAGTCGCCTGCTGGAACGCAATCGCGAGGTCTTGCTGAATCAGGGGCGGGAGGCTGCCGAGCGTATTGTTGAAAGAGAGTTTGATCGCATTGATGCGACCGTGCGCAAGGATCTGGCCGAGTATCCCTCCCTGCATCGTCAATTGAGTGAAGAGATCACCAAGATCGACGAGGACTACAAGGAAAGCACCGAGGTCCCGCCGGAGCCCCCCGCCTGGGTCAAGGCAGTTGAAGCGGTGGCCAAGATCCCCGCAACCAAAGGGGATCCGATGGTGGGCAATGTGCTCGAGGATATTCATCAGTCGCTGGTCAAGGCCAACACCCGTGCGCTGGAAGAATACCGCAAGGCCAGCCACAAGCGGCACCAACTGCTGAACAACATGATGCCGCACTGGCGCAATGTTAAGCAGATACTGGGCAAGGTCGACAAGAACGTCAATAGCCTGCTGCAACGTTCTGTGACAATCGACCGGCACATGGAGGAGTATGAAAATATCCAGAAACGCAGTAACCGTGCGTTGGAGATGTTGTCATCGTCCGCCATCACCCAGTTTTTTATCTCGGCCTTTGTCTTGATCATCGCCACTGGCGGCGCCATGATTAACTTTAATCTTATCGCCTTGCCCATGTCGGAAATGGTCGGTGCTAAAAGTCAGATTATCGGCATGCCAACCTCGGATGTCGCTGCCCTGGTGATCATACTTGTTGAGGTCGCCATGGGTCTGTTCCTGATGGAGTCATTGCGCATTACCCGCCTGTTTCCCATCATTGGCGCTTTGCCGGACAAGATGCGTGTGCGCATGATCTGGATAACTTTCACTATTCTGTTTGTGCTGGCCTCCGTCGAAGCCGGCCTGGCCTATATGCGCGAATGGCTGGTTGAAATGAAACAGGCCTCGATGCTGACAGGTGGTGAAGAAGCCGTGCAGGATGGCTATCTGTGGATTACCACGGCCGCACAGATGGGACTCGGCTTTATGTTGCCGTTTGCCCTGGTGTTTGTGGCGATCCCGCTGGAGTCCTTTGTTCATTCACTGCGTACTGTACTGGGGATTATTGGTGTTGCCTTGTTGCGCAGTCTGGCATGGTTGCTTCGGTTTGTCGGGAATATCTCCCGTTACGCCGCGAAGGTGCTGGAGAATGTTTATGATCTGGTGATTTTCGCGCCTCTTTTGATTGAACGAGTGGTCGCCGTAAGTCGTGAACCGAAGAATTCCGGCGACAAAGGCAAAAAAATCGATACTGCGTCCGCGTATTAAGGGGGACAAATGAAAAAGAATTATCTGTTTATTCTGATGACGGTGGTTGCACTGGCCGTTGTCGGTGGTTGCTCAAGACACAACAAGGCGCTGGATCACGGTGTCTACATGTTACTGGATACCTCCGGGACCTATACCGAGCAATTGGGAGAAGCGCAGCGAATCATCAATTATGTGCTGAGCGAACTGGAACCGGGAGATACCTTTGCGGTTGCTCGCATTGATACGGGCAGTTTCAGTGAAAAAGATATCGTGCATCGGCAAACTTTCGATACACGCCCGAGTCAGGCCAATGCCCAGCGACGTATTTTTCGGGAAACCATCGATCAATTTGTTAAAAACGTCAAACCGAGTTCCTATACGGATATCACCGGTGGCATTCTGCAAGCCGTTGAGCATATCAATGAGGTCGGTCCGGGTAACAAGACCATATTGATCTTTTCGGATATGAAAGAGGATATAAAAGAAGGTTACGTGCGGGATATTCCATTACAACTGGACGGATTTAATGTGGTTGCGTTAAACGTTATAAAGCTGGCCAGTGACAATGTAGACCCGCGGGAATATATGGACCGACTGGCCGAGTGGGAAGAGCGGGTCACGTCAGGCGGTGGCCAGTGGAAGGTCGTCAATGACATGGAACGGCTGGAGTCGGTAATGGAGTTTGATTGATTTTCATTGCTACTCTCAGGCGGGCCATCGGTTCTTCCGCTGGCCCGTTTTTTTATCTCTTGACAGCTCTCTTGTGATTTACCCCGGTTTTCCGGCTCTCATTCTGCTCCGCTAAATTCTTTCCGCCGATCTACACATCCGCCATTGCCGATGGTAATCTGACTCAATCAAGTTCCGGCTCACAGGGCCGATAATAGACCCGGAGAGACAGTGGAAATATTCTGATGAGTCATACCATTGCACAGCATCGCCGGCGGCAGCCCATGTGGTTCTATGAAAAGAACTACCGGTTTTTGCGTCAGTTGCTCCCCGAACTCCCTCAGGAGCATGTCGGTCGTTATCAAATCCGGCATGAACAGCACAGGATGGATGTCCAGGTGGTTGAGTTCGGTCCCTATACCCAGCTTTTGCGATTGTCTCAGTGCTTTGAAGGGGCCTCTTCGCTGGTAAGTGATCTGCGTATGAGCGTGCGCGTCTATCACGATGCCAGGCTGGCCGAGGTGATTGGCTATCAGGGGGTCGAGCGGTTACTGGCACGTTACGAATTGCCCAATTCCGGCATGCTGTATCCCGACGAAAAACGTCAGGCAAATCTGCTGTTGCACGACTGGTTGACCATGTTCATGAATTACTACCGGCAACCTGACAAAACCGCGACAGTTTTATAAAGCCGGGGTTGGGGGTTGGCAAGTGTCGGCCCGCCTTTCGAGCTGCAGGGACGTTACGTGCCGCTGAGCGGCTCCTCGCCCGAAGCTTACCAAGAAGACCCACGCCCCGATCAATCGTGCCAGCGACAGCCGGTTATGCCGGGTTCAGGCCGGTATCGATCGCATAAATCTTCCAAAATCCGTCCCATGGGGTTGCCTGAATCGCGCACTCTGGACTAATCTCCCTCAGAAAGTGTGCTAAAGATCATGTTTTTGGCGCCGACAACTTTACCCAGGAGAGTTAATTCCGGGCCAATTTCAGGAGTCGAGCCCGTTACCCGCTTTACGAGGGGATGAACCATGGCATGTTCACATAGCAGCAACTGTCAGCTATATGCCCAGTTTGCCGCCGATGCGTCGCTGAAGTTATGGAAACAACACTATTGCGAGGGTGTGTTTGATCAGTGCGCGCGCTATCAGCTCGCGCTGGAGGGCAAGCCGGTACCGTTGACCCTGTTACCCAACGGCAAAATAGTCGAGCGGCGCTCCAGGGAGCAGATCAGTGCCTCGGCCCTGTTTAATGCTATTCAGAAACAGCGTGTCGGGGTCGTCCGTTCCCTGATCAAGACCGGCATGTCCTCCTATGAGCTCAAGACCGAAGAGGGTTTCACGCCGCTGATGGCCGCGGTGGCGGTCGGGAACCCGGAGCTGGTCAAACTGATGCTGGAATACGGTTGCGATCCCCACGCCAAAAACCGGGAGGGGAAACGCGCCATTGATATGGCCCAGGAATCGGGTTTGACCGAATGCCGCGATATCCTGAACAAATACATGGCGACCCACCCGCCCGGTGACGCACCGTCCGCGGCGGTGGCTTCGGAGGAAGCCGAACCGGAAATGAAGGAAGTCGTCGGCTTCTTGCGCCGGCTGAATCCCTTTCGCTCCAGGGAGGCCTGAGCATGGCATATTGGCCCTGGTGGATTGGTGCACTGGCGCTGGGGGGTGTCAGCATCGGCTATTTTCTGCTGATCGGTAAACTGCTGGGCGTCTCCGGCAGTTGGGCGAAGGTGGTCGGCTGGAAGGAGGATCGCGAGCTGGGCCGTTCCGCCGCCGAGCTGGAGCAGGCCGACGACGGCGAGATCGAAAATGCCCTGTTGGCGGCAACGCTGGCCGAGTTTGGTGCCTCCGCCATGGACGAGAAAAGCGCCGGGCAGGACGGGAATGAGCCGGATAACGCTGCGCCGGCGGCGGCTTCAACCGCCAGCTACACCCCCTGGACCGCCCATCTGGTTTTTTTGCTCGCGATGTTCGGCGGCGGTTTGATCGCGGCACTGACCAGCGGTCAGTTCGAGCTCGAGTTTCAACTCAGTGATACCCACAGCCGGATCTTCGGCGGGCCGCTGGAAATCTGGCTGGCGCTGCTGTTCGGCGGCATGATGGTCGGGTTTGGCACCCAGATGGCCGGTGGCTGTACCTCCGGTCACGGCTTGAGCGGCTGCTCGCGTCTGATTCCCGCCAGTCTGTTATCCACCGTGGTCTTTATGCTCAGTGCCATCGGCCTGTCGTTATTGATGGAGGCGGCGATCCCATGAAGCAATCCCGACTGAAAATGTATCTGTCTTACGGGCTGATTGGCGGTTTGATGGGCTACGTGGTCGGTCGTATCGGCTTCGGAGACTATGACGAGTTACACCAGATGTTCGTGCTGGATGACTTGCGTATGCTGTATGCCTTTGCCGGTGCCGTTGCGCTGTCAATGTTGGCGTTTATCCTGCTGGCCCGGCGAATCCCCAAACAGGAAAAATTTTTTCAACCCGGCACCATTCCCGGCAGCATGTTGTTCGGCTTCGGCTGGGCGGTCTGCGGGGCCTGTCCGAGCATGGTCTTTGTCCAGCTGGGTGCCGGCAAGATTCCCGCGGTGATGACCATGGTGGGGATCCTGCTTGGCGTCTATTTGCACAAAAAGGCCCACGCCCGATACTTTCGCTGGGATACCGGCTCCTGTGTCAATGATTGAAGCGATTGTTTCCCCATTCAACCCCGAAGCTGCTTGAAGTCGCTTGCGGTTTGGCCGTATAAGCGGCACGGATGTTTATGTCGTGTTTTATCCGAGCTGAATCATCAGGTATTTGAACGCTATCGATCGGGAGTCTTCTGGCGGGTCGATTATAATCCCTTTGAGTCCATGTGGGCTTTAAGCTAGTCTGGTTGTGTGAATGGTAATATTTAAGCTCATATACCCTCAGCCAGTTCTGGGCCGTCGCGTCGGGTTGCCGATAATAAAGCCGCAACGTGGCGATTGGAGTACTGATCGATGAATGCCATCGACTACTTGCGTGACAGACTGCAGCGGCTCCTGCCATTGGTGGGTGCGACCTCCCCGAATCCCGCCGAACTCGATGATGACGCCCTGATCAGTCAGGATCCGCTCGGTAGGGTGGCGGACGCCTTTCAGACCATGCTGGAGCATCAGCAGGCGAATGCCGAAGCGTTACGTATTGCTTATGCGGAGATCAGTGAAGTCCTGAATACCGTGGGTGCCGCCATTATCGTCACCGATGACAGCATGCGGGTCGAGATGTACAACGAACGGGCGAAGAAGCTGCTGCTGGGTGATGAGTACCAGGTCATTGGCGATATTTTCTTTAACTGGATCAAAAACTGCCCCTACAAAACCAATCAGCACGAGCTGAAAAAGCTGGTCGAACAGGGGCGGCGTGAAACCCATACTGAATTTGTTATCGAGGCTGACTATTACGATGTAACGGTCACACCCATCGCCGATCAGGCGGGGCATGCCAGTAAAATCATTTTTATGTTTTTCAACGTCACCCGCCGGCATGAGGAATACAACCGGCAGAGGCTCTCCGCGGTGGTGTTCGAGAGCACCAGTGAAGGCGTCGTGATCACGGACAAGGATAACCATATTGTTGAAACCAATGACGCCCTTACCCATATCACAGGTTATCACAAAGAGGAATTATTGGGCCGTGATCCCCGGATATTCAGCTCCGGGGTTCACAACAGGGAGTTTTATGCCGAGCTTTGGAACAGTCTCGAAAAAGCAGGTGTATGGTGGGGGGAAATCTGGGATCGGCGTAAGAATGGGGAGATATTCCCCGCCTGGCAGACGATTAATACCATCTGTAACGAGGCGGGGGAAGTTATCAACTATGTCTCGATTTTTTCCGACATCAGTGCCATTAAACAATCGCAGGAGAAACTCGATTTTCTGGCATACCATGATCCGCTGACCACGCTGCCCAATCGGGTATTGTTCACGGATCGGCTCACCCAGGCACTGGAGAAGTCCCGACGTGAGAATAATCGCCTGGCGATCATTTTTATCGATCTGGATCGATTCAAGAACATTAACGACACGCTTGGTCATGCATTTGGTGACCAATTGCTGGTTGATGCCGGATTGCGCCTGCTAAACAATGTGCGCAAGGTCGATACTGTTGCGCGATTGGGCGGCGATGAGTTTATTGTATTGTTGGAGGATATCGAGTCCGAAGACCATGTAGCCTATTTTGCCGAGAAACTTAACAGGGCTTTTGTTGAGCCATTTACCGTCAGTGATAATCAGTTGCATCTGACTCTGAGCATGGGGATTTGTATCAGCCCCGCCGATGGCACGGATGTCGAAACCCTGCTTAAAAACGCCGATGCGGCCATGTACCGTGCCAAGGACCAGGGGCGTAACGGGTTTCAGTTTTTCACCATGGATCTTTCGCTCAGGGCACATGAAAGGTTGACACTGGAAACCAATCTGCGCGATGCCATCAAAAAGGAACAACTGGAGCTCTATTATCAGCCGCAGAATCGGATTGAAGACGGGCGAATTCTTTCGGCCGAGGCGTTACTGCGCTGGCGACATCCCGAGCTGGGAAAGATTCCCCCTGAAAATTTCATTCCCATTGCCGAAGAGACCGGTTTGATTGTCTCGATCGGGGAATGGGTGATCACCGAGGCCTGCCGACAATTACGCCTCTGGCGTGATCAAGGGTATATTGTTCCGCAAATTGCGATCAATGTATCGGGCATTCAGTTACAGCGTGGTGACCTGGTGAGTTATGTGCTCAACAGCTGTGAATTTTATCAGTTATCAGTAGCGGATCTGGAGCTGGAGATTACCGAATCCGTGCTTATGGATGACGCGGAACAGAGTATCCGTATTCTGACTGAACTGCAGGAATATGGTGCCTCGATTACGATTGATGATTTTGGTACCGGATATTCATCGCTTGGCTATCTCAAGCGTCTTCCTGTTAACAAGATTAAAATTGACAGAAGCTTTATCCGCGATATTGTCAACGATGCCGATGATGCGGCAATCGTCAAGGCGATTTTGGCCATGGCGGAAAATCCTCAGCTTACTGTTATTGCCGAGGGCGTGGAAGAAGAGGCCCATTGCCGACTGTTAAGGGAGCAAGACTGCAAG
Proteins encoded:
- a CDS encoding EAL domain-containing protein, encoding MNAIDYLRDRLQRLLPLVGATSPNPAELDDDALISQDPLGRVADAFQTMLEHQQANAEALRIAYAEISEVLNTVGAAIIVTDDSMRVEMYNERAKKLLLGDEYQVIGDIFFNWIKNCPYKTNQHELKKLVEQGRRETHTEFVIEADYYDVTVTPIADQAGHASKIIFMFFNVTRRHEEYNRQRLSAVVFESTSEGVVITDKDNHIVETNDALTHITGYHKEELLGRDPRIFSSGVHNREFYAELWNSLEKAGVWWGEIWDRRKNGEIFPAWQTINTICNEAGEVINYVSIFSDISAIKQSQEKLDFLAYHDPLTTLPNRVLFTDRLTQALEKSRRENNRLAIIFIDLDRFKNINDTLGHAFGDQLLVDAGLRLLNNVRKVDTVARLGGDEFIVLLEDIESEDHVAYFAEKLNRAFVEPFTVSDNQLHLTLSMGICISPADGTDVETLLKNADAAMYRAKDQGRNGFQFFTMDLSLRAHERLTLETNLRDAIKKEQLELYYQPQNRIEDGRILSAEALLRWRHPELGKIPPENFIPIAEETGLIVSIGEWVITEACRQLRLWRDQGYIVPQIAINVSGIQLQRGDLVSYVLNSCEFYQLSVADLELEITESVLMDDAEQSIRILTELQEYGASITIDDFGTGYSSLGYLKRLPVNKIKIDRSFIRDIVNDADDAAIVKAILAMAENPQLTVIAEGVEEEAHCRLLREQDCKIAQGHYFSRPVPAVEFQELLDWELANRRPEP
- a CDS encoding DUF1249 domain-containing protein codes for the protein MSHTIAQHRRRQPMWFYEKNYRFLRQLLPELPQEHVGRYQIRHEQHRMDVQVVEFGPYTQLLRLSQCFEGASSLVSDLRMSVRVYHDARLAEVIGYQGVERLLARYELPNSGMLYPDEKRQANLLLHDWLTMFMNYYRQPDKTATVL
- a CDS encoding cation:proton antiporter encodes the protein MSEHATLLISLGALLLLGMATDGVGKLTRLPRVTLLLLFGFVVGPGGLDLLPERSEAWFELITTIALTMIGFLLGGKLSRQGIFRHGRAVMGYSVLIALLTTGGVILGLLLLNTPPPLAVLLGAIAAATDPATTIEVIRESNRDNRITRTLLGIVAVDDAWGLIIFSVALAVVAVLTGNGSLYQSILHGVWDIGGALLLGLAIGIPAALLTGRLRQGEPTILEALGVVILCAGLTDWLAVSPFLAAMTLGMVIVNLARHHTRPFHVIDDFDRPFLVLFFVLAGAQLDLLSLLEIGLLGTAYALLRIVSRFAGAWSAGAWLHTPVSESNRLALSLMPQAGVAMGMGLVAAERYPAFSETLISVVIGSTVLFEILGPILTRRALSTLPESNAAKEHN
- a CDS encoding TusE/DsrC/DsvC family sulfur relay protein encodes the protein MTTATELERDNEGYLIDPEQWNEAVARELAEEEGLELDETYLAVLTFMRRYWAEHQVAPDVRHVVDYLVKEEGFDKKTAKAHLFELFPYGYVKQACKVAGMIKPRAWSTG
- a CDS encoding LysR family transcriptional regulator; the protein is MDIDQARTFLAITANGSFLEAARQLHLTQSTVSARLQRLEQALGARLFVRNRAGASLTPAGRRFLDYAKRLVLTADQARAEVGLPERYRASIRISGRIALWEGYLPQWVGWMRQQAPDVVIRSDIGFEEDIMRGLIEGSLDIGLMYTPTHSPGLVVEALFDETLILVSTRPDDTGPGEDYVYIEWGPGFYARHAQSYPDLEGPPQIANIGWLGVQLILTNGGSCFLPARMAIPFIDAGQLYRVADSPEFRHPAYMVYPRHSDHPVLEQALAGLRELGASQHVIE
- a CDS encoding YeeE/YedE family protein, translating into MAYWPWWIGALALGGVSIGYFLLIGKLLGVSGSWAKVVGWKEDRELGRSAAELEQADDGEIENALLAATLAEFGASAMDEKSAGQDGNEPDNAAPAAASTASYTPWTAHLVFLLAMFGGGLIAALTSGQFELEFQLSDTHSRIFGGPLEIWLALLFGGMMVGFGTQMAGGCTSGHGLSGCSRLIPASLLSTVVFMLSAIGLSLLMEAAIP
- a CDS encoding ankyrin repeat domain-containing protein, yielding MACSHSSNCQLYAQFAADASLKLWKQHYCEGVFDQCARYQLALEGKPVPLTLLPNGKIVERRSREQISASALFNAIQKQRVGVVRSLIKTGMSSYELKTEEGFTPLMAAVAVGNPELVKLMLEYGCDPHAKNREGKRAIDMAQESGLTECRDILNKYMATHPPGDAPSAAVASEEAEPEMKEVVGFLRRLNPFRSREA
- a CDS encoding YeeE/YedE thiosulfate transporter family protein; translation: MKQSRLKMYLSYGLIGGLMGYVVGRIGFGDYDELHQMFVLDDLRMLYAFAGAVALSMLAFILLARRIPKQEKFFQPGTIPGSMLFGFGWAVCGACPSMVFVQLGAGKIPAVMTMVGILLGVYLHKKAHARYFRWDTGSCVND